The Setaria italica strain Yugu1 chromosome IX, Setaria_italica_v2.0, whole genome shotgun sequence genome has a window encoding:
- the LOC101764168 gene encoding protein YABBY 2 gives MSAPQIVPALEHVCYVHCNFCNTILAVSVPSNSMLNIVTVRCGHCTSLLSVNLRGLIQSLPVQNHLCLLVQENLKVHNFSFSTENYCEYAPSSSKYRMPTMFSTKGDQDHMLHVRAPEKRQRVPSAYNRFIKEEIRRIKASNPAISHREAFSTAAKNWAHFPNIHFGLGPLESSKKLDEAIGAAGHPHKVQDLY, from the exons ATGTCGGCGCCTCAGATCGTGCCGGCGCTGGAGCATGTGTGCTACGTACACTGCAACTTCTGCAACACAATTCTCGCG GTCAGTGTCCCGAGTAATAGCATGCTGAACATTGTGACAGTCCGTTGTGGGCATTGCACTAGCCTGCTGTCAGTGAACTTGAGAGGACTGATCCAATCACTTCCTGTCCAGAATCACTTGTGTTTG TTGGTGCAGGAGAATCTCAAGGTCCACAATTTCAGTTTTAGTACTGAAAACTACTGTGAGTATGCACCTTCGTCTTCAAAATACCGGATGCCAACGATGTTCTCAACAAAAGGCGATCAGGATCATATGCTGCACGTGCGCG CTCCAGAGAAGAGGCAACGTGTTCCTTCAGCATACAATAGATTTATTAA ggAAGAGATACGAAGGATTAAAGCAAGCAACCCGGCCATAAGTCATAGGGAAGCATTCAGCACCGCAGCAAAGAAC TGGGCACATTTTCCAAACATACATTTTGGCCTAGGGCCCCTTGAGAGTAGCAAGAAGCTTGATGAGGCCATTGGTGCAGCAGGTCATCCCCATAAAGTCCAAGATCTCTACTAG